The proteins below come from a single Eubacterium limosum genomic window:
- a CDS encoding uroporphyrinogen decarboxylase family protein, which produces MKTDAIQKNFTDVYDGVIPKRVPIGAVLPLEFCIQYGGLDLGKTQWTLDGVYEATDRLCGELPLESAPLGTPRYPAYLTLLGAKTYVMGDSGFMQHPEVMGMEPEDYDDFIKNPRDFIIETVFPKLFTNWGKDSVSRALSFAEALLAHNDYQNKHAAIVKKLREKYTFYTPPIGSLGGVTAPFDYLADFLRGFTGITKDIKRCPEKIAEACDAVLPFLFEKGLPANPHKYGQTFMPLHMATYLRNKEFDKFYWPSFHRLVEALHDAGQPCYIFCEADWTRYLDYLWELPEGTRFCFEYGDPQTVKDKLGKKHILSGLYPVTYLKTATKQECVDKAKELIDIMAPGGNYIFNFDKNPFVMSDVNLDNYKAVLEYVVQNSNYANAGERSRPAEAHSETRRVLALAETKYRNIGYSVPEGLENVMAPILTKYQDNIWAFMTKLL; this is translated from the coding sequence ATGAAAACAGATGCAATCCAAAAAAATTTTACGGATGTTTATGATGGCGTTATTCCAAAACGTGTTCCGATAGGTGCGGTTTTACCTTTGGAATTTTGTATTCAATACGGAGGACTGGATCTTGGAAAAACGCAGTGGACGCTTGATGGTGTTTATGAAGCCACAGACAGGCTTTGCGGTGAGCTGCCATTAGAGTCTGCTCCGTTGGGAACGCCACGTTACCCTGCTTATCTTACGCTTTTGGGCGCTAAAACATATGTTATGGGTGACAGTGGCTTTATGCAGCATCCCGAGGTGATGGGTATGGAACCAGAGGATTATGATGATTTTATAAAAAATCCGCGGGATTTTATTATTGAAACTGTTTTTCCAAAGCTTTTTACAAACTGGGGAAAGGACAGTGTAAGCAGGGCTCTTTCCTTTGCCGAGGCATTGCTGGCTCATAATGATTACCAGAACAAACATGCTGCAATTGTAAAAAAACTGAGAGAAAAATATACTTTTTATACACCGCCGATTGGCTCGCTTGGGGGCGTTACAGCGCCTTTTGATTATCTTGCTGATTTCTTACGCGGTTTTACAGGAATCACAAAAGATATTAAACGCTGTCCCGAAAAGATCGCTGAAGCCTGCGATGCAGTACTGCCGTTTCTGTTTGAAAAAGGTCTTCCGGCCAATCCACATAAATACGGTCAAACCTTTATGCCGCTTCACATGGCGACATATCTGAGGAACAAAGAATTTGATAAGTTTTACTGGCCATCCTTTCACAGACTTGTTGAGGCGCTTCATGATGCTGGACAACCCTGCTATATCTTTTGCGAAGCAGACTGGACACGTTATCTGGATTATCTCTGGGAATTGCCTGAGGGAACACGTTTTTGCTTTGAATACGGCGACCCGCAGACAGTTAAGGATAAGCTCGGCAAGAAACATATACTCTCAGGCCTGTATCCGGTTACTTATCTCAAAACGGCAACAAAACAGGAATGTGTTGATAAAGCAAAGGAACTCATTGATATTATGGCTCCGGGGGGGAATTACATCTTTAACTTTGACAAGAATCCTTTTGTTATGTCGGATGTTAATTTGGACAATTATAAAGCAGTATTAGAGTATGTTGTTCAAAACTCAAATTATGCGAATGCTGGAGAAAGATCAAGACCTGCAGAGGCGCATAGTGAAACAAGGAGAGTGCTTGCCTTGGCTGAGACAAAATACCGGAATATCGGTTACTCGGTACCGGAAGGACTGGAAAATGTGATGGCTCCGATTTTGACGAAATATCAAGATAATATATGGGCATTTATGACTAAACTGTTATGA
- a CDS encoding SLC13 family permease, whose translation MKSKLQVNAKVVKWAIIILIPVIILLIPVNDVFTWQIRLFSAATFCTILMFAFEVLPNLIPAMILPVFYILANLAPANVVFSPWFGTIPWMFIGGFLFANILIRIGLLKRVAYWIIEKTGKSYYGLLIGIMLSGLAINLLAPGKAILPLAGLTFGICKALNLGKSKESAGIMMAGFFSAYIPLQFIYNPSFAVIPNMAASITNPSISFLDYFIHNIPFVLWIPIVVFTIGRFCKPKDTVYQMEFVSEELKAMGKMTRDEKKGVVISLCLLVYMLTSGLHNLDISWGFLLAGCIMYLPGFNVGTKEDIQKIDFSMIFFTATCLSIGAVANAMGFGKIIADLVLPMMSGTNIFVMIAVIWIICVISNFALTPMAIYATFTLAFTQIGMTLGINPFAVFYTIQAAGAEVIFPYEWALPLFYVSFGLIATKDFMKICGIKMAMSMVFMMVVVVPYWLLIGLV comes from the coding sequence ATGAAAAGTAAATTACAGGTAAATGCAAAAGTGGTCAAATGGGCTATCATTATTTTGATACCTGTTATTATCCTATTAATACCAGTTAACGATGTTTTCACATGGCAGATAAGGCTTTTTAGTGCGGCAACATTTTGTACAATTTTGATGTTTGCTTTTGAAGTACTTCCAAATTTGATTCCGGCCATGATACTTCCAGTATTTTATATTCTGGCCAATTTAGCGCCGGCTAATGTGGTTTTTTCACCGTGGTTTGGTACCATTCCCTGGATGTTTATCGGTGGATTTCTGTTTGCGAATATTTTGATTCGTATTGGGCTGTTAAAGCGTGTTGCTTATTGGATCATTGAAAAAACAGGTAAATCCTATTACGGTTTGCTGATTGGTATTATGCTTTCCGGTTTAGCAATAAACTTATTGGCGCCAGGTAAAGCGATTTTACCCCTTGCAGGTTTAACCTTTGGTATTTGTAAAGCTCTTAACCTGGGGAAATCAAAAGAATCAGCCGGCATTATGATGGCAGGCTTTTTCTCAGCTTATATTCCATTACAGTTTATTTACAATCCATCTTTTGCGGTTATTCCGAATATGGCGGCTTCTATTACCAATCCATCCATTTCCTTCCTGGATTATTTTATTCACAATATTCCATTTGTCCTCTGGATTCCGATTGTTGTGTTTACGATTGGCCGGTTTTGTAAGCCAAAGGATACAGTTTACCAGATGGAGTTTGTATCTGAAGAGCTGAAAGCAATGGGGAAAATGACCAGAGATGAAAAGAAGGGCGTTGTTATCAGTCTCTGCTTACTGGTTTATATGCTGACCTCAGGCTTACATAATCTGGACATTTCGTGGGGATTTTTACTGGCGGGCTGTATTATGTATCTTCCAGGATTTAACGTAGGCACTAAAGAAGATATTCAAAAAATTGATTTTTCCATGATTTTCTTTACAGCCACCTGTCTGAGTATTGGTGCGGTTGCTAATGCCATGGGATTTGGCAAGATCATTGCGGATTTAGTTTTGCCGATGATGTCTGGTACTAACATTTTTGTTATGATAGCAGTTATCTGGATTATCTGTGTTATTTCTAATTTTGCACTAACACCAATGGCCATATATGCTACTTTTACCCTTGCCTTTACTCAAATTGGTATGACGCTTGGGATTAACCCGTTTGCGGTGTTTTATACCATTCAGGCGGCAGGTGCGGAAGTCATTTTCCCCTATGAATGGGCGCTTCCACTCTTCTATGTGTCCTTTGGCTTAATCGCCACAAAAGATTTCATGAAAATATGCGGCATTAAAATGGCAATGTCAATGGTGTTTATGATGGTGGTCGTTGTACCATACTGGCTGTTAATCGGCCTGGTTTAA
- a CDS encoding uroporphyrinogen decarboxylase family protein yields the protein MTINSKTELFKSIYEGRIPERIPISAKLPFEACIDYAGLSMVKAQWTFEEAEDAYDILCRKIHTDAMPVGGEEKNPAVFKILDSQGYQVTSSGSIQHSDCVTLFSEEYDRFIENPMDFFMEKVLPRMFKGLDCDAAQRSFILAKASTAFNERAVQVGQLTQKLGKKYGFFTPPAGSSAVVRAPFDLLGDFLRGFKGISSDLRRMPEKIGMACDALLPFQIFRGLPQNVSVLGSTFIPLHFAGYIRPKDFENIYWPSLKKFIEYLYCHGQVCQLFCENDWMRYLDYLYELPPGTRFIFEYGDAQKIKDTLGKKHIISGLYPLTYLKTATKQKCIDKAKEYIDILAPGGNYIFSFDKNPLSLNSINLENYIAVIDYVAENTWYTNAGELAIDRKRYGTVTCPAIPELKTKYLENNFSERDTTDIDEVMSRQLRKYDTVLMNMLLRSL from the coding sequence ATGACGATAAATTCCAAAACAGAACTTTTTAAAAGTATTTATGAGGGGCGCATTCCAGAAAGGATCCCAATTTCAGCCAAGCTGCCCTTTGAGGCCTGCATTGATTACGCAGGTTTGTCAATGGTAAAAGCACAATGGACATTCGAAGAGGCAGAGGATGCTTATGATATTCTCTGCAGAAAGATTCATACGGACGCCATGCCCGTTGGCGGGGAGGAAAAGAATCCAGCTGTTTTTAAAATATTGGATTCACAGGGATACCAGGTGACATCCTCTGGAAGTATTCAGCATTCGGATTGTGTCACGCTGTTTTCTGAAGAATATGATCGCTTTATTGAAAATCCAATGGATTTTTTTATGGAAAAGGTTTTGCCGCGCATGTTTAAAGGGCTCGACTGTGATGCGGCTCAGCGTTCATTTATTTTGGCGAAAGCTTCGACTGCCTTTAATGAGAGAGCCGTACAGGTTGGACAGCTGACTCAGAAACTGGGAAAGAAGTATGGCTTTTTCACACCGCCCGCGGGTTCTTCAGCAGTAGTTCGGGCCCCTTTTGATTTACTCGGTGATTTTTTAAGAGGTTTTAAAGGCATCTCATCAGATTTAAGGAGGATGCCTGAAAAAATCGGAATGGCATGTGACGCACTGCTGCCATTTCAGATTTTCAGAGGGCTGCCGCAAAATGTATCGGTTCTGGGGTCTACCTTTATTCCATTGCATTTTGCAGGATATATCCGGCCAAAAGATTTTGAGAATATTTATTGGCCATCTCTTAAGAAGTTTATTGAATATTTGTACTGTCATGGGCAGGTTTGCCAGTTGTTCTGCGAGAATGACTGGATGCGTTATTTGGATTATCTTTATGAACTGCCTCCAGGAACGCGGTTTATATTTGAATATGGGGATGCGCAGAAAATTAAAGATACATTGGGGAAAAAACATATTATCAGCGGTTTATATCCCCTGACATATCTGAAAACCGCAACAAAACAGAAGTGCATTGATAAAGCCAAGGAGTATATTGATATTCTGGCTCCAGGGGGAAACTACATATTCAGTTTCGATAAAAATCCTTTGAGCCTGAACAGTATTAACCTTGAAAACTATATTGCCGTCATTGACTATGTAGCCGAAAACACATGGTATACAAATGCAGGAGAGCTCGCCATTGACAGGAAAAGATATGGAACTGTAACCTGCCCGGCCATTCCTGAGTTAAAAACCAAATATCTTGAAAATAATTTTTCCGAAAGGGATACCACCGACATAGATGAGGTGATGAGCCGACAGTTGAGAAAATATGATACAGTCCTGATGAATATGCTCTTAAGGAGCTTGTAA